The Alnus glutinosa chromosome 10, dhAlnGlut1.1, whole genome shotgun sequence DNA window AGAATAACGTAAGGGTAGGGGGATGGCGAACGTTTtggaagagggagagaaaatcgaaataaaatgacaagatgAGGTGCTCCGGGCACCCCCATTTAGAAAGAAGGGTCGAAGGTTTTGGGCCTGTAGCTTTCCCCGTCCCCCCTTCGTCGGGTGGTGCTTGTGTGGGGGGTGTGCCACcagaaatcgggcttgaagctCTCGCCTTACCAACGAGCCGACAGCTGATGGCTGTTGGTCACGACTACTACCAAAAAGCTCCAATGAAGATGAATATTTCACATGGAGGAGTGTGCATCTGTATGTTGGGTGTTCTTCTGTCGTGCGACCCGGCGGCTTATGTGCGACCTTTGGCCCACGCCTCCCATTTGTTCAGGGCGGGCGGCGTGAACTCTGATTCGATCCGGGTATTCAATCCCGCCGCTGAGATGCTCAGTTGACTCCTTAACCTTGATAGGAAGATGGCTTATTCAATAATTCGTGCATAAGGGTAAGGAACTTTGGATGAACTAATGCGAATGGGTGTAAGCCTCGCTGCTCGGAAACACCCAGTGCTGACCACACTGAGAGACACGAAAGCGCAGGTAACGCCAGTTGGCGAAGTGGCGTTAAGCATCCCTAGCGGTACGAAAAGAGAGGTCGTGATGATATCATCTACGTCCGTACCGCTCCTCGTGGAGTAGATCCCGCATCCAACCAAGTCTTTGACCAGGGAACGGGAGAATTCCCACTACCGCTGGCAGGCCAGCCGGGCCGTGAGCGCGGTGGGAACGGGCTTCCCAAAAAGCCAGCTCCGGGCCGGGGTCAGCATAGAATGAAGGGGACGGCCCTAATGTTGTGTTGGCAAAGCCAACTTCTTGGGTTGTGGGCGGAGAAGAGCGGACGTGGGGACTCGGGTCAGGGCGCAGCGTAACTAAGAGAGCCATTCCATTTAGGGCGAGACAGAATGGGCGGGCACGAGCGGTCTGGTGTCCGAGCCAATTGGTCAGACGACGACTACTTCACTTATTAGATTAGTATTAGCCGCCTATCCCGAAATGAAATGGGATGGAATAGAAAGAACGCGAAGCGCTAGCGCTATAGGATCggttttttttggggggggataAGCTTGTGAAGAAGCAAGCTTACCCCCGCCCCGACCGGCAGCTGCTGGGTCTCCCCATCTCTCCTAAACTTCCCCCGGTCTTCGGCCCGAGCTGTATGAGGCAGAAACTCGTCTCACGTACGGTTCGGAGGCCGAGCCCCACCCCAGCAGTAATGGTGCGGCTTAGGTCAACTAACACAAAGAAGATACAGTTCACTCAACGATTGCCTTTGGGTTCCGAACTCCATATGGGGAAGGAGCGTTGTTGTTTGCGAGGTCTCGATCATTTACATGGACCCACTTTTCATTCCATTTGTGGCAATTTGATGATCTATAAACCGTCCCTAACGAACGATCGGCTCATGTTTGAGCATGATGAATCACTTCGTGCCGACCTGTTGCCAATAAACTTTCCGGCCTCATATGAGAATGGAAAACTGGAGCATTTTCTGCATCGGTGGATGAAGAATCGCGAACATAATAATTTCTGGTTGACCATGTTCCCAGAAAAAAGATACTTTCGAGAAACTACGAGCACGACTGAAGTGGCTATACATACAAATCCATTTACGGATCTATATGCTTCAATTGGAACTGGAAGTTCCAGAACAGGCGGCTGGTATACCACCATAATGAaactgccttttcttttttttattcggATAGGATTTATGTTGGCTTCGTCGGGAGGCTCGCGTAGTTTGTTACGTCAGCTCCAAAAGGATAAGTTGCGTTGGAATCGAGAAAGTTCCGTGGAGTTCATAATTGCATAAAAGGAGTCAAAGTAGTGGCTGCGGCGCGTCGAGGCACTTCTTCGATGGTCCCCGTCCGCCCGGCCTGCCGGCCCGCTCTGAAGAATTAATGGGCCGGCAGGCGGGCGAGACAGGAAGGCGCGCTAGAAGTGGATTCGAACCACTGACACAGGGATTCGGTATacacaaagaaaacaaagaaaggggCTCCAGAAACCACACGATTATATACCACGTCAAAGTATAGTGTATATCTATAGGGGAAGATGTGCAATCTCCAAAGGTAATCCACCCGGCCCTTCCCCAACCTATTCTAGTTGAACGTCTTATTTCCCGGTTAGCGAATCTCTCCTTAAATCGGCCAAGTGCCCCAGCGAACCCACGCAGTCTCAGCAGTCGAACCTATGGCCCTCTGTAGCCAAAACAGAACAACGGTAAGAGTGGGCTTAATAAGAATCCTTTCACACCACTTTAAAATGCTTCCATATTTTCCTATCTTTTCGACCTCTCTAATCCTGTGATATGAGTTCCAATGCAAGAGTTCCAAAGAAACAAGACAGAATCTAAGTAAAAGGTAGAACCATAAATAGATCTCCCATCCCCGCATGCAAGACCCAGCTCgaaaatatgtaaaaacaaaaaagaaaagaaagaattcgCTGGTCGAAGGTGAAATATCATGATCGGGTCGACCAGGCCAGATCATGAGTGAACTAAGCATCCATAGTTTTGGACAGGACAGGTGGGAACCAGGAGGTAAAGCGTCATTATAGATTGAGATCTTCTTCGAACTCGAAATGTGATTAGATATCAAGAGTGCCACGACGTATAGCTTAGGCGGTCTGCCCGCCGCTGTTCCAacgcctataaatagaagctaCGGAACCAAGACAACCtagcacaaaaaaaaagaaatggtttCGCGCCAATCTCCCCCTACGAGAGGAAAGTCGCAATGAGCTCAAAAAATGGGTGATCAAAAGGCAAGACAAATTCCACTATGGCCAAAAGCTAACACCTCGAGAAAAGTCAGGAGGATTGGGGCGGCTTCAACCAATGCCGCACTGTAAAAGTGGCGAAAATGGCTTATCGAACCTGCGTATGCCCATTCCTCCTTATGATGACTCCCAGTAGAGAAAGCCTAAATTTGCCGATGTGGATTGAAAGGAAGTTGGGGATGGACATAGATCCTTCCGCCTATCCGGAGTGTTGGAAATAAAGCAAtggtttttgtatttattatttccCGATCACTGGAAGCAATCCCGGAATAGGATGAAGAGTTATATGGCATAGGTCCTCAGCGGGACGATCGATAGTTACTCCACAGTTGAAGGAGAGGGTTCCCCTTACCCCTGACGACTTATAGTATAGGTTTCCCGTAGTGGATTGGATGTTACTGAACACAAGGATCAGCACTACATCCTCTTCCTGCGTGCGCATCACCAACGGCCGATCTGATACCGCCATTGTATCTACCCCGCTATGATCAATGGTTCATCCCTTCGTTGGTTAGAGGGGAGAGATAGAATCTGTCCTAGTAGTCCGTGTGAACGTCCTAGTTCCAACGAAATACACCCGGTATTCCAGTCTCGTGTTTAAAGAAGTGACATTTTAGCACGGCCATTCATGGCTCAAGCAAACTCAAGATGCTTAGAAGAGAGCCGTAGGACCGCCTATCTGAGACCGACAGACTTGGGATCCCCCCCTTTATTGAAGGATTCCCACTTTTCGTCAAGTATTCCATTCCCTTGATCGCCACGTAGCTCTTTATACAGACGAACTTCGCTCTCCCTTCGGGAATATTAAGATAGAGGGGGTCGAATCCATCTAATCTATTATATACGTGATACGACCGAGGATCCTCTATTCTATGGGGCTTGTAGTTGGTTTGGTAGTAAAGGTGAGTAGCTCCTAGTTCAGGTTGGGAGTGCGCCCTATCTCTCTATGGTGGCTGTGAGTATGGGTCTATTGCTGTTATTGGTGCTGCTGATGCTGCTAGTAGTGGTGCTACTGATGCTGGGTCTACTTCTGCTAGTGCTGCTACTGTCTCTACCCCCAATTGTGTATAAAATAACTTAGGATACCTCATTTTGGGTGCATGGTGGCCAAAATCCATTTAGACTGACTATTTATGGGTTATGAGTGTGTCAAACATAATTAACCGTTCTTCATCTCTAGGTGGAAAGTGTACTGCGGATTCCTTGGATAAGTTAACCAATGCCAGTAACCAAAGCGGAAAAAGAAAGGTCCCATTTTCATAAGATCTTCTTTCTTATTATGCATTCTATCCCACATCTTTTTCCCgacaacaaaagaaagaagggaagaAAGCAATTAAAATAATCTCACTATTCAACAAGCAACGGACGAGCGCGTTAGCGAAAGCCTAAAGCGTTAGCAACGCGCATCCGTTTTCTTGCTCAGTGGAGCTTCCGTCATCCATCCGAAGGTCGCGCTTTATGAGCAGACATAGATATATGTTGACCTCAAGCTAAACGTTGACTCCAAAAGGGGGTCATAATTTTTCCAAGACAGAATGCCTATgattcaaaagaaagagaaatgacaaCGAGGGCTTTCCAACGAAACTAAGCGCTTGAAGACGAAGAAGACGAAATCCACATATGATCAAGAAAAGAGTCCAAGGGAACACAGCGCATGTGTTAAGCATATAGCTAGCGTTCCTCCCAGCTCCCCGAAAACAACGTTTTCTGTATTTCCGGAATATGAGTGTGTGACTCAAACTCAAGTTctccttttaataaaaaaggtaAGCTTTGAAGCCGCAGCTTCCCGGGGAAATAACAAACAAGCCAAAAGAGCAGAGGAACGTAGTGAACCATACAGGTTCTGAATTGGAGGTGCTGAAGAGCTGGGCTACTGATTATTTCAGGGCCTCCAACAAGAAAGTccggagaagagagagagagaaggcacGAAAGCTTCCCACATGATAGTGAAATTCCTAAAGAAATAAGTAATAACGAAAGGGACATCTCCCAGAGCGAAGCGGGAACTGCCTTTTTAGCTCATCCATTGGGAAAATCCATCAAACAAGGGAACAACAAAGCACTCAATCCGAAAAACAATCGAGAGTCTTCGTGGTCCAAGATTCCGAAGTGAGAGAAGGAGGGAAGGCGCGGCGCAACTACCACGCTCCGCACAAGACAGATGACCAAAGACGTGCTCCACGGAGGGACTGCTTGCCACTGAAGACGTGCCACCCCGTATCTCACTTAAAGGCTGCTCTTTCCGAAGGAAGGGGAactccaaacaacaccaattCGACTAGCTTCTTAACTAGAAAGGGCACTCGAACAAGTCCGCCTTCACTACAAGCCGTTTCGCCCCTCTATCTATTATATGAAAATAGAGTGAGTCTCGCCTTCCTTCTCCCATTGAAGACGCTCCACTCGTTCGCCCTGCCTTCCAGTAAGCATTAATGCGACCAGACTACTGCTTATCCCCTGTGACCCCCCGTACCCCCTATTTTGAACAACAAGCAATTCGCCCTTCGCTCCCCACTACAAACATCTTGTCTTTCAAATCTTCCCTCGTTAGCCTTAAAGGAAAGGAGGGAGGTCCCCTTTACCCCTATAAGGCCACTCTACTTGAACTCGCTTAACGAAAAGTACCAAGATCCTACTTATGATCACTTATGATCACTTAAAGGCTGACCTGTAGAAAGGTCACTCCATAAACTAGTCGCAATCAACTAGCCTATCTAATCTAGTAAGCGCGCAAGTCCTAAACTATTAACAACGCGCTACTACTTTATGCTTATTGGTTTGGCTCGCTTCCTGCGTGCCTGTTCAAAAGCGTGCCTGCAACTTATTTACTAAAGGGCGCTACACGAAGTGCTTTAAGAAAGGGAAGCCCGGTTCTATCAAGCTCGCACTCCCGCTCAAGACAGAAAGAGATTAGGttcaactcaaattcaaaaacgGGCGGAACGAATGTCGTCTACTAATATTGTAATAGAAGTAGTGTTTTCTCTTGCCGGACTCGGCTGCTTTTACCTCTAGGTGAGTTGATTCCTGTCCTTGCTTTTCTGTTATTGGAATCCGTTTTTTCCCTCTCTGTGTGGGAGAGTGCGCAGTCCCGATCGTCGATGAGGAAGCCATTCTTTCAAGTCTTCCCCAGTCAAGTCGAAGAAATGCCTTAACTGCAGTCCTGGGGATGTCAGTCTCGTCTTTTAGCTTGAGAGGCAGACTGAGCCTAACCTAGCCGCTTTCAGGTTCCCCTTAGAAAGTTGATTTAGTCTTTCCCTGTCGTGAAATGACAGTTTCTTAGATCCCACTGGAAGGTGAAATAAGGAATTCCGATGAGAGTGCAAACAACAGATTAGAGCGCTTTGGGAAGCTGCCTCTTAGAAAGAGacccttatatatattataatctaGTCATTCTCTCAACAAAACAGGATCCTGTTTTGACTTCTCTTTTGGCGCACACCAACTCTTTATCTTAAGTGAACTAAGAACCTCTTATTAGAAATAATACATTTCTTATGGCTATCTAACGATTCAGTCTTCCCGTTGAATTAAATTATCAAGATCTCTAGTTTTTGGGTTGGATATCTATTTACTTTCAGCGTAAAACCAttcctgaaaaatattttccccacTTTTGGATATTTGGGTgactgaaatttttggccaaacgaaaaacattttcaattatGTTTTTAGAGCATTTTTTGAGTGAGGGGGTAATGGTGGTGGTGATTTCAGATCATTTTAGGATCCAACCAAacacaagaaaatatttttcaaaccaTTTTAAGGTTTTGCAACCCGACACCAAAAAATAGCCAGTTTTCAATTGAAACATTTTCCGATAACTAGACTCACCAAAACATTAATTATTCAGGTGGTGTAAGGAAAAATAAGAGAGAACCTAATATTGTTTTGATGCTTTGTTTTATGCAACGCTTTGTTTGGTTGAAACAGTATTTTGTGCATACTTCACCATTCATTTAGAATAATGTTACATATACTCTTAactttcttcttgcactccttTCAGTAGCTTTAAAATCACTATCAAATTTGTGaatagtgtttttaaaaacgaCCTAAAAGAGTGTGAAAATAGGTGTGATTGAGAAAGTAAGTGTAGTATTTACTCTTCATTTAGAGTGGCCAAACCTCTACTTTTGGTGATTCTGCCTTAATCCAACAGCTAGTCACCCTTTCAATTTGGGCCGTTCAAATGAGTACTCATAAAAAATGTATTGCACTTGGTGCAATGCCCTAAGCATTACAAGagtttcaaaagaaaagagaaaacataGATGCCCCACATGACACGCACTTGAACCCAGGGCCGACCCTACCTCATAAAAAATAAGGCCcctaattaatgaatattaatatggtttttttttttttttttataaaaaaaatgtttgaaagcTTAATTATAgtcaatattctttaattaaagcCCTTAATTATAGtcataagtaattaaaaaggcattaatatcatttaattctccAATATTCCATTCTTGTAATAAGTCTTAAATTATTGATAGtattaaataagagaatcaaataatattaaatacattcttaaataaaaccCATTCCAACTCTAAATGTTCTATTCTTGAAAATAATAGAATGaacgaaaataataataacattcaATATGTTGTGAGTAGAGATTTTTTGTGCCTTATAATGAGCATTGAACAACTAAAATTCCAATAATGTTCACaataaaacaatgaaaaaataattagatgCTAAGAAGATagaaagttttcaaaatattttattcaattcaattataAACTCATCTCTTTATAAGTTTCCATAGTTTTCTCTTTATTTCCCTTTTCTTCTACGCTTGCATTATTTTCTAACAATTCACTATTCAAGGCATTAAAATCATTTCATTATCCATAGCTAATCAATGACAAATAAAAAGGTTAGCtaccaaaaactcaatcaatcaaTTGCATTAGTTATCAAAATGAAATGTTAGAAAAACTTaatccataatttttttgaatccaaaaaagtgaaaaaagaaattaaattaaataaaaaatacaatattaatgttgtgagttttaaagtactcgcaagtgcacgaattgtttgcaatatagtgtatgtacAAGTacaaggtcgaatccacaggaaattgtgttgcgaaaattaatttctatttaaactaattctattttaacctagttccgaattttaggattttctcatgcaaaataaataactaaataaatctGAATGAAAAACAATTGataaaatgtactaaggttttcaAAATACACCTTGCtaaatcaaagcacatattctcatgtttgttcATACGTGCgaattgtaataaaatcttatgcatgttctaatttttataaaattacctAGTGAAAGTttcaatgaatccatcatttctacaaatcacaatgaatatccaatttaattcaaaatcatcaaatgtattcatttgattaacaaatcacaatggatatccaaattaaatcaaaaaattcaatgtatccgtttgatgaaacacattgaatatccaatgtttgcacatatattaatcgaaacgatcaattaaaagagtacgtttttaatcctttaattgaattgaaatgaacatacaTTCGGATTATAAGagcaaaacatgaaaatacaaaatctaatcaatggcgaggcttcatcttcaaTCTTAGTTGAAGTTTTAGCCTCTTatgactaaaaataacatgctaaactttattaaaaactaagagtcttacaaagaacaaaagaaaacatacaaTGAAGAAGACTTTCGGTTGGAGGTTATAGGCTTGCGCCTCTTCACACGCACTCTCccctttttacaaaagaaaagttcCTTTTTTATATGGTGCTGCTAGGGttagaaacaaaagacaaaaaatgacGCATCTACCCTCacttccctctttttcttttcccacttttcttttcttcttttctttatttggtcCCACGCACGttggctttcttcaatttttttttttcttctttcatttctttttggtcttctacaaaatagtttcttcctttctatttttcttttcttttggaattcACTCGAGCGTCTTGGGCAGAGATGTGCTCGAGCCAACAGATCAGAATGTACTTGTTTTCCTGTTTCCttgcaattccacataaaaatcattgttttctctcaatgacctacaaaacactaaaacaccaaaactaacaaaaaaaaaaatcagaaaataacaaagctaaaagaaagcacatgcaaattaaggggtccaaatatacaatatttggtactcatcaattaatattaaaatacaatattatttaattaatatttaaaaataaagaggatGCCTCACTTAAACCTTTTGTCTTAGGCCTCAAAATATATCTAGCCGACCCTGCTTGAACCACATCATGGAATGGATCCGATCGCGTATAAAAccatttattcaaaataaatgatgtaccttttattaaaataaattatctatATTTAAGGTTGTAACATCCCACATTGCCTGAGTATAAGAACGtgtatgtgcttatatatatatatatatccacactcttcttgacacaacgcgttttaaagctgtgatggtcatgaatatatcagaactccgcaattGAGCGTGCTTCTATAAGAGTCGTAATACCGGGATGGGTGACTTCCTAGGAAGTCtagttcgggggagccaaaagtgaacaatattatgtcgttgggggtgggtcgttacatagATACTACACACCAGCTtaggatattttttcttttatttattttttatttttttttaatgatcgaGAACTCGTCTAAAGTAAGACCATTTCATCATCCATGTTAGGTAAACTTATGACCTATACTTCACACCCCTCTCACCAAGGACCGGTTGAGTCGCGGGCTTTGCATGGAAGACTAGCCCCAAGAGACAGTTTGCACTCGGTGAGTTTTAAATCTAGGACCATAAAGAACACTCAAAGTTCCAAGCTTCCACCAACTGGGCAAACTCTTCGGGTTGCCCCAGCTTACATACTGATTTCATACATGTGATGTGACGACTATGGAAAAgagctagccacatctgcgctatcactccaaaatgactagtcaatttaaagcTTCCTTAGAATttattataaagcccagttttacctagtaactaggcaatgtgggacttaacagtCATGACTACctcttataaactactcactcgatgtgagttatttatctcttcccaatatgggaccaaAGAGTTACGAATTCCCCCTCTTAAACTCCTGACGTCTTCGTCAGAGCCATGTCATccagtgctccagtaccacatgacctggtgctactaggtggctctgataccatttgtaatgacccaatTTTCTGCAGCCACCACATCTGGCAATCCCTCAAAGATAGGGGGTGTTGCTTGTTGAATTGCTCGAAGGTGCAGCCCCGTTGCTCTTCTCCATTTTGTCTCACACCTCGATTAGTGTTTGCGCCCATCTTCAGGAGATCCACCAATTAGGTAGCCAATGCAGTCAAAGCCTCTGGATTCTCATTTGGTGCCATGTTTCCTCCAATTCCGCCATTCTCATTCTCATGGTGGTTCCATTGGTTGTGAGTTTGAGGTGTCACTTCACAAATGATGTTATATGCATTAGAATCAGTCTAGGGAATATTTCCCTCGTACTGTACATAAGACAAAGCATTGGCTCTACTAGGTCGGAATGTGACTTCCCATTACCCCCACTAAGTCTAACCTAATGCTCTGGCTCCTACTGGGTCCCAAGAGAGGGTGATTATGACGTCTCACATTGCTTGGGAATGGGGATGttcttatatgtataaacatatccttcttgacacaatgcattttaaagccgtgatggtcatgaacctatcagaactccgcaattaagcgtgcttctgcaagaGTCATAATACCAGGATaggtgacctcctaggaagtttagttcgggggagccaaaagcggataaTATCGTGTCGTTTGGAGTGAGTCGTTACATGTGAAGAAAGGCAAATTAGAATCAATCCAATACttgaagaaattcaagaaatgTATTTACAAACAAcggaaaaagataaagaagagTGTCAAGAAAGAAATTTAGAATCAATCCAATGCTTGTAGAAATTCAAGAAAGGTATTTACAAActagggaaaaagaagaagagtaacGAGGAAAGCAACTTAATTAGAATCAATCCAATACAAGAAACGTATTTACAAACtatggaaaaagaagaagagtaatGAGGAAAGCAACTTCAATGCctcaaggaattcaagaaaagtaTCCCAAACATTAGGATCAATCAAACGCAAGGAATGGCTTGGTACAACAAAGCAAATTAATGGATCAATTAATTCAAAAAGAGCTAGCAATGACCATAACATGTTGCATGTGGATTGATATTATACAAATAGAAACATAACTTTCTAACTCCCTCAGCTCTCTAAatcacaaaattacaaattaatctATCTTTCTCTTCTTAAGTTTtgttacaattaaatttaacatttaaaataacaatatcatAATGATATCTTTTGAGATTAAAGAAAGGTTCATTAAACCTTCAACAAATTAAAGCCAAGAATCTAACTAATTAacctttaattttcttttctgtattTCTTGTGTAACATCCAAGCAAGGGAGCTGAGGGTGCACTACAACAATTTcagcattttgacgcgtgtctacagtaccggttactgtagacacgcgtccaatttgacacgtgtctaggagacacgtgtcaaattgtaacACATAAACATTTGGGAGCGTGTATgttatacacgtgtccaattttgacacgtgtattacatacacatgtccaattggacgcgtgtataacatacacgtgtccaattggacgtgtgtaataatacacgcgtccaattggacacgcgtattaaatactcgtgtccaaatggacacgtgtaataatacacgtgtccaattggacgcgtgtaataatacacgtgtccaattggacgcgtgtatgtTATATACGTGTcaaaattggacacgtgtattattacacgcgtCAAACTGTTGATGTattacaatttgacacgtgtctcctagacacgtgtcaaacagctattttttcccaaaaatattataaaaaaaaaaaataaaataaaattgttgtgttaattttttgaaacaaaaaaacaaagaaaaatactccttatcttattaaccatacaaatctgtgaaaatacggtgtgcataacttatacacataaaattaggtttcaaaactatatgctatatgtaaattctatgcttggaatttataatttttaggctcattatttatatatata harbors:
- the LOC133878804 gene encoding cytochrome c biogenesis CcmF C-terminal-like mitochondrial protein; protein product: MRQKLVSRTVRRPSPTPAVMVRLRSTNTKKIQFTQRLPLGSELHMGKERCCLRGLDHLHGPTFHSICGNLMIYKPSLTNDRLMFEHDESLRADLLPINFPASYENGKLEHFLHRWMKNREHNNFWLTMFPEKRYFRETTSTTEVAIHTNPFTDLYASIGTGSSRTGGWYTTIMKLPFLFFIRIGFMLASSGGSRSLLRQLQKDKLRWNRESSVEFIIA